A genome region from Microplitis demolitor isolate Queensland-Clemson2020A chromosome 1, iyMicDemo2.1a, whole genome shotgun sequence includes the following:
- the LOC103571290 gene encoding hsp70-binding protein 1 isoform X2, protein MDNKPSGNASSNRPLSIEAAPAQPEPVPAENQPRQPNSLHGLLRFAMDAQNQDTTRPSSFQPLDEERKEFLSKALESLTVNVIEELQKSVKILSNVMELRDGDDPTECETALECIASYVDSIDIANDFYKIGGFGIIGACLNSQFDSIRWKTADVIAELTQNNPFCQEKILEMGLMPILLGMVDSDPSDQAKIKALYAVSCIVRGNALALKYMDVNDGYSVLIRAMQSPVEKLQVKSSFLLSALCSRDNAHAIRSSLIKMGIIEQASGLLAMSNVIGDTRDALLSILNSLTANNNLPALRECRRPELCLKATLERHLKDLKTEEAVDEAQLCNELLDKIFADSSLQDQDR, encoded by the exons ATGGATAATAAACCGAGTGGTAATGCCAGCAGCAATAGACCACTGTCTATTGAAGCAGCACCAGCTCAACCAGAACCTGTACCAGCTGAAAATCAACCGAGACAACCGAATAGTTTGCATGGTCTGCTAAGATTTGCTATGGATGCACAGAATCAAGACACAACTCGTCCATCATCTTTTCAGCCTTTAGATGAAGAg agaaaagaatttttaagtaaagcTTTGGAATCATTGACAGTGAATGTAATTGAAGAGTTACAAAagtcagtaaaaatattatcaaacgTAATGGAACTACGTGATGGAGATGATCCAACAGAATGTGAAACAGCACTAGAATGTATTGCAAGTTACGTCGACAGTATTGACATAGccaatgatttttataaaattggaGGATTTGGAATAATTGGAGCCTGTTTAAATTCACAATTCGACAGTATCAGGTGGAAAACTGCTGATGTTATTGCTGAGTTGACGCAAAATAATCCATTCtgtcaagaaaaaatattagaaatggGTTTGATGCCGATTTTATTGGGAATGGTTGACTCAGACCCTTCGGACCAGGCTAAAATAAAGGCTCTTTACGCTGTTTCCT GTATTGTTCGTGGTAATGCATTGGCACTGAAGTATATGGACGTAAATGACGGATACTCTGTATTAATAAGAGCAATGCAGAGTCCCGTTGAAAAACTACAAGTgaaatcatcatttttattgtctgCTTTATGTAGTAGAGATAACGCACATGCTATTAGatcaagtttaattaaaatgggCATCATTGAACAAGCCTCAGGATTACTGGCTATGAGTAATGTAATTGGAGATACTAG ggATGCATTGttgagtattttaaatagtttaacggcaaataataatttaccggCGCTACGTGAGTGTCGGAGACCCGAATTATGTTTGAAAGCAACATTAGAAAGGCATTtgaaagatttaaaaactgaAGAAGCTGTTGATGAGGCCCAGTTGTGCAATGAGCTgttagataaaatatttgctGATAGCTCATTACAGGATCAAgacagataa
- the LOC103571290 gene encoding hsp70-binding protein 1 isoform X1 yields MGVSHSQSKDKVTSSKMDNKPSGNASSNRPLSIEAAPAQPEPVPAENQPRQPNSLHGLLRFAMDAQNQDTTRPSSFQPLDEERKEFLSKALESLTVNVIEELQKSVKILSNVMELRDGDDPTECETALECIASYVDSIDIANDFYKIGGFGIIGACLNSQFDSIRWKTADVIAELTQNNPFCQEKILEMGLMPILLGMVDSDPSDQAKIKALYAVSCIVRGNALALKYMDVNDGYSVLIRAMQSPVEKLQVKSSFLLSALCSRDNAHAIRSSLIKMGIIEQASGLLAMSNVIGDTRDALLSILNSLTANNNLPALRECRRPELCLKATLERHLKDLKTEEAVDEAQLCNELLDKIFADSSLQDQDR; encoded by the exons atgggtGTATCGCATTCTCAGTCAAAAGATAAAGTTACTAG TAGTAAAATGGATAATAAACCGAGTGGTAATGCCAGCAGCAATAGACCACTGTCTATTGAAGCAGCACCAGCTCAACCAGAACCTGTACCAGCTGAAAATCAACCGAGACAACCGAATAGTTTGCATGGTCTGCTAAGATTTGCTATGGATGCACAGAATCAAGACACAACTCGTCCATCATCTTTTCAGCCTTTAGATGAAGAg agaaaagaatttttaagtaaagcTTTGGAATCATTGACAGTGAATGTAATTGAAGAGTTACAAAagtcagtaaaaatattatcaaacgTAATGGAACTACGTGATGGAGATGATCCAACAGAATGTGAAACAGCACTAGAATGTATTGCAAGTTACGTCGACAGTATTGACATAGccaatgatttttataaaattggaGGATTTGGAATAATTGGAGCCTGTTTAAATTCACAATTCGACAGTATCAGGTGGAAAACTGCTGATGTTATTGCTGAGTTGACGCAAAATAATCCATTCtgtcaagaaaaaatattagaaatggGTTTGATGCCGATTTTATTGGGAATGGTTGACTCAGACCCTTCGGACCAGGCTAAAATAAAGGCTCTTTACGCTGTTTCCT GTATTGTTCGTGGTAATGCATTGGCACTGAAGTATATGGACGTAAATGACGGATACTCTGTATTAATAAGAGCAATGCAGAGTCCCGTTGAAAAACTACAAGTgaaatcatcatttttattgtctgCTTTATGTAGTAGAGATAACGCACATGCTATTAGatcaagtttaattaaaatgggCATCATTGAACAAGCCTCAGGATTACTGGCTATGAGTAATGTAATTGGAGATACTAG ggATGCATTGttgagtattttaaatagtttaacggcaaataataatttaccggCGCTACGTGAGTGTCGGAGACCCGAATTATGTTTGAAAGCAACATTAGAAAGGCATTtgaaagatttaaaaactgaAGAAGCTGTTGATGAGGCCCAGTTGTGCAATGAGCTgttagataaaatatttgctGATAGCTCATTACAGGATCAAgacagataa